A single Microbacterium protaetiae DNA region contains:
- a CDS encoding FAD-dependent oxidoreductase — translation MTSSALSLRVAIVGSGPAGIYAGNLLSTAVAEAGGEVTIDLFESLPAPYGLIRYGVSPDHPRIKGVIDSLHHMLHDGDIRFLGNIEVGRDIALDELRERYHAVILATGALRDAALPIPGIDLPGSYGAADFVAWYDGHPDVPRTWPLDQQSVAVIGNGNVALDVARVLAKRGEDMRTTDVPDNVLAGLESSAVTDVHVFGRRGPSGIKFTPIELRELGEVRDLDIILDDDDFALDADTVPASNQVKVMQRILNSWREREVGQASRRLHLHFWHTPVAVLGHDRVTAVRFERTRPGADGALQTTGEFREYQVGALYRAIGYYGTQVEGAPFDQARGVVPNAEGRVVGETGLYATGWVKRGPVGLIGSTKSDALETIGHVVDDAQAGLLTAPVAGDVLELLASRGVVHTDWSGWLALDAHERALGENHEHRRERVKVVDRDEQVEIASSEVLAR, via the coding sequence GTGACGAGTTCTGCACTCTCTTTGCGTGTGGCGATCGTGGGCTCCGGCCCCGCCGGTATCTACGCCGGAAACCTGCTCAGCACCGCCGTGGCCGAAGCCGGCGGCGAGGTGACGATCGACCTGTTCGAGTCGCTCCCGGCCCCGTACGGACTGATCCGGTACGGCGTCTCACCCGACCACCCGCGCATCAAGGGGGTCATCGACTCGCTGCACCACATGCTGCACGACGGTGACATCCGCTTCCTCGGCAACATCGAGGTCGGTCGCGACATCGCCCTCGACGAGCTGCGCGAGCGCTACCACGCCGTGATCCTGGCCACCGGCGCGCTGCGCGACGCCGCCCTGCCGATCCCCGGCATCGACCTGCCCGGCTCGTACGGCGCGGCTGACTTCGTGGCCTGGTACGACGGCCACCCCGACGTTCCGCGCACCTGGCCGCTCGACCAGCAGTCGGTCGCCGTCATCGGCAACGGCAACGTCGCCCTCGACGTGGCTCGCGTGCTGGCCAAGCGGGGCGAAGACATGCGCACCACCGATGTGCCCGACAACGTGCTGGCTGGGCTGGAATCGTCGGCGGTGACCGATGTGCACGTGTTCGGCCGCCGCGGTCCCTCTGGCATCAAGTTCACTCCGATCGAACTGCGCGAGCTGGGCGAGGTACGCGACCTGGACATCATCCTCGACGACGACGATTTCGCGTTGGATGCCGACACCGTGCCCGCCAGCAACCAGGTCAAGGTCATGCAGCGCATTCTGAACTCGTGGCGCGAGCGCGAGGTCGGGCAGGCATCGCGGCGACTGCATCTGCACTTCTGGCACACCCCGGTCGCCGTGCTCGGCCACGATCGCGTCACGGCGGTGCGATTCGAGCGCACCCGTCCCGGCGCCGACGGCGCACTGCAGACGACCGGCGAGTTCCGCGAGTACCAGGTGGGCGCGCTGTACCGGGCCATCGGGTACTACGGCACGCAGGTCGAGGGCGCCCCCTTCGACCAAGCGCGCGGCGTCGTACCCAACGCCGAGGGGCGTGTCGTCGGTGAGACGGGGCTGTACGCGACCGGGTGGGTCAAGCGCGGGCCGGTGGGACTGATCGGCAGCACGAAATCCGACGCGCTCGAGACGATCGGCCACGTCGTCGACGACGCGCAGGCGGGGCTGCTGACGGCGCCGGTGGCCGGCGACGTGCTCGAGCTGCTCGCCTCTCGGGGCGTGGTCCACACCGACTGGAGCGGTTGGCTGGCCCTTGACGCGCACGAGCGCGCCCTGGGCGAGAACCATGAGCACCGGCGTGAGCGGGTCAAGGTCGTCGACCGCGACGAGCAGGTCGAGATCGCCTCGTCCGAGGTGCTCGCGCGATGA
- the fdxA gene encoding ferredoxin: MTYVIALPCVDVKDRACVDECPVDCIYEGERSLYIHPDECIDCGACEPVCPVEAIYYEDDLPEEWADYYKVNVEFFSDLGSPGGAQKLGPTHVDHPLVAALPPQGE; encoded by the coding sequence ATGACGTATGTCATCGCTCTGCCCTGCGTCGACGTCAAAGACCGCGCGTGCGTCGACGAGTGTCCCGTCGACTGCATCTATGAGGGCGAGCGCTCGCTCTACATCCATCCCGACGAGTGCATCGACTGCGGCGCGTGCGAACCGGTGTGCCCCGTCGAGGCCATCTACTACGAAGACGACCTGCCCGAAGAGTGGGCCGACTACTACAAGGTGAATGTCGAGTTCTTCTCCGACCTCGGCTCGCCGGGCGGCGCACAGAAGCTCGGTCCCACCCACGTCGACCACCCGCTGGTCGCCGCTCTGCCACCGCAAGGAGAATAG
- a CDS encoding NAD(P)/FAD-dependent oxidoreductase gives MSELQDVLIIGGGPAGLSAALNLGRSVAEVTVVDADRPRNAATLSVHGFLTRDGIAPNELKRIAREELTAYPTVHYRARQRVFRLGRDEGVFVAEIGQRAATDVVFAQNVLIATGLHETLPDVPDLISFYGMSLFSCAACDGWEQRGRRLALFGASDDLADRARLIARWTDELTVFTHGAAVIDAVAEAELTAAGVTVERTPVAALVGERGRIESVELVDGRGIPVDGGFIRPEWTVDLAFLDGIVPDRDENGHLLTDGSGRTSEFGVYAAGDITAGPQQLIVAAGAGARAAAVIVHDAVGVVTSH, from the coding sequence ATGTCGGAACTGCAGGATGTGCTGATCATCGGCGGCGGCCCCGCCGGGCTGTCGGCGGCGCTGAATCTGGGTCGGTCGGTCGCCGAGGTCACCGTCGTCGACGCCGACCGTCCGCGCAACGCCGCGACGCTGTCGGTGCATGGGTTCCTCACCCGCGACGGCATAGCCCCGAACGAGCTCAAGCGCATAGCGCGCGAAGAGCTGACCGCCTATCCGACCGTGCACTACCGCGCGCGTCAGCGGGTGTTCCGCCTCGGTCGTGATGAGGGCGTGTTTGTGGCCGAGATCGGCCAGCGGGCGGCCACCGATGTGGTGTTCGCACAGAACGTGCTCATCGCCACCGGCCTGCATGAGACACTGCCCGACGTTCCCGACCTCATCTCGTTCTACGGCATGAGCCTTTTCAGCTGTGCGGCCTGCGACGGGTGGGAGCAGCGCGGACGGCGCCTCGCGCTGTTCGGGGCATCCGACGACCTCGCCGACCGGGCCCGCCTGATCGCGCGCTGGACCGACGAGCTCACCGTGTTCACCCACGGGGCCGCGGTGATCGATGCGGTCGCCGAGGCCGAGCTGACCGCCGCGGGGGTGACGGTCGAGCGCACGCCGGTGGCCGCCCTGGTCGGCGAGCGCGGGCGGATCGAAAGCGTCGAGCTGGTCGATGGACGCGGCATCCCCGTCGACGGTGGCTTCATCCGCCCCGAATGGACGGTCGATCTGGCCTTTCTCGACGGCATCGTCCCCGACCGCGACGAGAACGGCCACCTCCTCACCGACGGGTCGGGTCGCACGAGCGAGTTCGGCGTCTACGCCGCCGGCGACATCACCGCGGGCCCGCAGCAGCTCATCGTCGCCGCCGGCGCTGGTGCACGCGCCGCCGCCGTCATCGTGCACGACGCGGTCGGGGTCGTCACCTCGCACTGA
- a CDS encoding type II toxin-antitoxin system Phd/YefM family antitoxin, translating into MSRVSAYDAKTHLSALLERAAAGESITITKHGHDVARLTPVDARPDPAGLIEKVRGFRASLPQELIDIRELIDDGRRY; encoded by the coding sequence ATGAGCAGAGTCAGCGCCTACGACGCGAAGACGCACCTGTCCGCCCTCCTTGAGAGAGCAGCAGCAGGCGAGTCGATCACGATCACGAAACATGGCCACGATGTCGCTCGACTCACGCCCGTCGACGCGCGACCAGACCCCGCCGGGCTCATCGAGAAGGTCCGCGGCTTCCGCGCATCCCTCCCCCAAGAGCTGATCGATATCCGAGAACTCATCGATGACGGGCGCCGCTACTGA
- a CDS encoding type II toxin-antitoxin system VapC family toxin, with protein sequence MPLVLDTSLTLAWLLPDETNDAADAVLNPAISNRDVILAPSLWRYETSNAIVSARRRGRLTDAQVTQAIDILDALNVETPERPPARAALVAASLRTGLSAYDASYLVLAETAGCPLATLDAKLAQAARDSGVEVLPG encoded by the coding sequence ATGCCTCTCGTCCTTGACACGTCGCTGACCCTGGCGTGGCTTCTGCCCGATGAAACGAACGACGCTGCCGACGCCGTGCTGAATCCTGCGATCTCGAACCGCGACGTCATCTTGGCACCGAGCCTGTGGCGGTACGAGACCTCCAACGCGATCGTCAGCGCGCGCCGTCGCGGCCGCCTGACCGACGCACAGGTTACTCAGGCCATCGACATCCTCGACGCTTTGAACGTCGAGACACCGGAACGGCCGCCGGCCCGCGCAGCACTCGTCGCCGCATCTCTGCGCACGGGTCTGAGCGCCTACGACGCGAGCTACCTCGTGCTCGCTGAGACGGCGGGCTGCCCGCTGGCGACGCTCGACGCGAAGCTCGCGCAGGCCGCCCGCGACTCAGGGGTGGAAGTCCTGCCCGGCTGA
- the dcd gene encoding dCTP deaminase — protein MLLSDRDIRRQIDDARIALDPWDADMVQPSSVDVRLDRYFRLFDNHKYPFIDPAEDQPDLTHLIEVAPDEPFVLHPGEFALGSTFEQVTLPDDIAARLEGKSSLGRLGLLTHSTAGFIDPGFSGHVTLELSNVATLPIKLWPGMKIGQLCFFQLSSAAESPYGSGPYGNRYQGQRGPTASRSFQNFHVTNVGARDDGALGG, from the coding sequence GTGCTGCTCAGCGACCGAGACATCCGCCGACAGATCGACGACGCGCGCATAGCGCTGGACCCGTGGGACGCCGACATGGTCCAGCCGTCGAGCGTCGATGTGCGTCTGGACCGATACTTCCGCCTCTTCGACAATCACAAGTACCCGTTCATCGATCCGGCCGAGGACCAGCCCGACCTCACGCACCTGATCGAGGTGGCGCCCGATGAGCCGTTCGTGCTGCACCCGGGCGAGTTCGCGCTCGGCTCGACATTCGAGCAGGTGACACTGCCCGACGACATCGCCGCGCGGCTGGAGGGCAAGTCGTCGCTGGGCCGGCTGGGACTTCTCACCCACTCCACGGCGGGGTTCATCGACCCGGGATTCTCGGGGCACGTCACGCTTGAGCTGTCGAACGTCGCGACGCTGCCGATCAAACTCTGGCCGGGCATGAAGATCGGTCAGCTGTGCTTCTTCCAGCTTTCGTCGGCGGCCGAGTCACCCTATGGCTCGGGCCCGTATGGCAACAGGTATCAGGGCCAGCGTGGACCCACGGCATCCCGGTCGTTCCAGAACTTTCACGTGACCAACGTGGGCGCCCGCGACGATGGGGCGCTCGGCGGCTGA
- a CDS encoding tyrosine-protein phosphatase: MTALFDGTYNSRDTGAIPLRSGGQTRSGVLFRSDALATVTGTGLVELDESPIGTIVDLRTDTERATAPNRLPSRPVRTELLSVMEGAAPGMAAPAEMTSEAVHAVLQEIPTLGDLYIRMLGTAAASFARVARLVATSADSDKAGVLVHCTAGKDRTGVAVALLLDAVGAQRDAIVADYAASERNLAGEWAERMLEGVARMGVPMLPQITALVSATPPDAMQTTLRWLDDQGGSAAYLRKGGGGLSDDELGMLRERFAG; the protein is encoded by the coding sequence ATGACCGCGCTGTTCGACGGAACGTACAACTCGCGCGATACCGGAGCAATCCCGCTGCGCAGCGGGGGACAGACCCGTTCGGGCGTGCTGTTCCGTTCCGACGCGTTGGCCACGGTCACCGGCACCGGCCTGGTCGAACTCGATGAGAGCCCCATCGGCACTATCGTCGACCTGCGCACCGACACCGAGCGGGCGACCGCGCCGAACCGGCTGCCGTCGCGACCCGTGCGCACCGAGCTGCTCTCGGTCATGGAAGGTGCGGCGCCGGGCATGGCGGCGCCCGCCGAGATGACGAGTGAGGCGGTGCACGCGGTGCTGCAGGAGATCCCCACGCTGGGCGATCTGTACATCCGGATGCTGGGCACGGCCGCGGCATCCTTCGCCCGCGTCGCTCGCCTCGTGGCCACCTCGGCCGATTCCGACAAGGCAGGCGTGCTCGTGCACTGCACCGCAGGCAAGGACCGCACTGGTGTCGCTGTCGCACTGCTGCTCGACGCGGTCGGTGCACAGCGCGACGCGATCGTGGCCGACTACGCGGCCAGTGAGCGCAATCTCGCCGGAGAGTGGGCTGAACGGATGCTGGAGGGCGTCGCGCGGATGGGCGTGCCGATGCTGCCCCAGATCACGGCGCTGGTTTCGGCCACCCCGCCCGATGCGATGCAGACGACGTTGCGCTGGCTCGACGATCAGGGCGGGTCGGCGGCGTATCTGCGCAAGGGGGGGGGGGGGCTCAGCGACGACGAGCTCGGGATGCTGCGGGAGCGCTTCGCCGGCTGA
- a CDS encoding TetR/AcrR family transcriptional regulator C-terminal domain-containing protein yields MSSPIRRRGRGISAGLGRDAIVAAARELDPATLTVQAVADQLGVDRKAVTYHVAGREGLLQLLAEDAFTSRFEVLAIPHGADWRDALRLVATAMRDILLGSATVVTHIRFDPSTRAAALRPAEEVLARLVDAGFDEDSAVRAIALVADVAMAHARGVLLNARAGGHPQRAELHEALATVDAADHALLHRIDDTGFSTFDEEQFAFDLDVLIRGLESRLAHSSTSAHTLRAAASSRSDR; encoded by the coding sequence ATGAGCAGTCCGATACGTCGACGCGGGCGCGGCATCAGTGCCGGCCTCGGTCGTGACGCCATCGTGGCCGCCGCCCGCGAACTCGACCCGGCCACGCTCACCGTGCAGGCGGTCGCCGACCAGCTCGGCGTCGATCGCAAGGCGGTCACCTACCACGTCGCCGGGCGCGAAGGCCTGCTGCAGTTGCTGGCCGAAGACGCCTTCACGAGCCGTTTCGAGGTGCTGGCGATTCCGCACGGCGCCGACTGGCGCGATGCGTTGCGCCTTGTCGCCACGGCCATGCGCGACATCCTGCTGGGCTCTGCCACCGTCGTCACGCACATCCGGTTCGATCCCTCGACACGGGCGGCAGCGCTGCGCCCGGCCGAAGAGGTGCTCGCACGACTCGTGGACGCGGGCTTCGACGAAGACTCCGCGGTGCGGGCCATAGCCCTGGTCGCCGACGTCGCGATGGCACATGCGCGCGGCGTGCTGCTCAACGCGCGCGCCGGCGGGCATCCGCAGCGCGCCGAGCTGCACGAGGCTTTGGCGACGGTGGATGCCGCAGACCACGCGCTGCTGCACCGCATCGACGACACCGGCTTCTCGACCTTCGACGAGGAGCAGTTCGCGTTCGATCTCGACGTGCTCATCCGCGGGCTCGAGTCGCGGCTTGCTCACTCGTCGACCAGCGCCCACACTCTACGCGCGGCTGCCTCGTCGCGCAGCGACCGGTAG
- a CDS encoding SDR family NAD(P)-dependent oxidoreductase, which translates to MTADFAGRTALVTGATGGIGLEIARALAGGGARVILACRDRAKGEKVSAGIPGSMVADLDLARLDSVRAFARALDEPIHLCVLNAGIVLLGDRVRHMTVDGYERHWQTNFLGHAALVRGILPQLRAGNARVALQCSVEAALAHLNWDDLQGERRYGPFRAYGQSKVALGLFGLELARREPALHVALCHPGIAPDTAIAPALRAMLPASLVQWVTRHLGNPPAQAALPAMMAVTADAASGTFYGPGGFLQFWGAPRQLRLYRSLRDEAAARRVWALVDE; encoded by the coding sequence ATGACCGCTGATTTCGCCGGGCGCACCGCGCTGGTCACCGGCGCGACCGGCGGCATCGGCCTCGAGATCGCCCGGGCGCTCGCCGGCGGCGGTGCGCGGGTCATCCTCGCCTGCCGCGACCGTGCCAAGGGCGAGAAAGTCTCCGCGGGCATCCCCGGCAGCATGGTCGCCGACCTCGACCTCGCCCGCCTCGACTCTGTTCGCGCATTCGCCCGCGCCCTCGACGAGCCCATTCACCTGTGCGTGCTCAACGCGGGCATCGTGCTGCTGGGCGACCGCGTTCGGCACATGACAGTCGACGGCTACGAACGGCACTGGCAGACGAATTTCCTCGGTCACGCGGCCCTGGTGCGCGGCATCCTGCCCCAGCTGCGCGCCGGCAACGCGCGTGTCGCGCTGCAGTGCAGCGTTGAGGCAGCCCTGGCGCACCTGAATTGGGATGACCTGCAGGGCGAGCGTCGCTACGGCCCGTTCCGGGCGTACGGCCAGTCGAAGGTCGCGCTCGGGCTCTTCGGGCTCGAACTGGCCCGCCGCGAGCCCGCGCTCCACGTGGCCTTATGCCACCCCGGCATCGCGCCCGATACGGCGATAGCGCCGGCGCTGCGGGCGATGCTGCCCGCCTCGCTCGTGCAGTGGGTGACCCGTCACCTCGGCAACCCGCCCGCGCAAGCGGCGTTGCCCGCGATGATGGCGGTGACGGCGGATGCCGCCTCCGGCACCTTCTACGGACCCGGTGGCTTTCTGCAGTTCTGGGGTGCGCCGAGGCAGCTGCGTCTCTACCGGTCGCTGCGCGACGAGGCAGCCGCGCGTAGAGTGTGGGCGCTGGTCGACGAGTGA
- a CDS encoding helix-turn-helix domain-containing protein, with product MTAVAAPPTLSPTATCTVDELARLTGLSCDSASHAVRSGVIPTARLGRRWLVPRARIAEFLHITEEQLDRRIAALPRES from the coding sequence ATGACCGCAGTCGCTGCCCCACCGACCCTGAGTCCGACTGCGACGTGCACCGTCGACGAGTTGGCGCGCCTGACCGGGCTCTCTTGCGATTCCGCGTCCCACGCAGTCAGATCTGGCGTCATCCCCACGGCACGGCTCGGCCGACGTTGGCTCGTGCCGCGGGCGCGGATCGCGGAGTTCCTCCACATCACAGAGGAACAGCTCGACAGGCGCATCGCAGCACTCCCTCGTGAGAGCTGA
- a CDS encoding helix-turn-helix transcriptional regulator, translated as MAETLGVGRDWVYRRIESGELPVVELGATGKNQRVLESDLDAFIEARRHGA; from the coding sequence GTGGCTGAGACTCTGGGCGTCGGCCGCGATTGGGTCTATCGCCGCATCGAGTCCGGTGAGCTGCCGGTGGTGGAGTTGGGCGCGACCGGGAAAAACCAGCGCGTACTTGAATCGGATCTCGACGCGTTCATCGAAGCCCGCCGCCACGGCGCCTGA
- a CDS encoding class I SAM-dependent methyltransferase: MTEHDNAYHGDAGVIFAARAAEAGLNSLHERPAMLRMVGEVAGLKVADLGCGAGQLAAILSAAGAQVTGVDGSEVLVDAATRAAPEATIVQHDLDLPLEFLADDSLDGVVCALVIHHLNDRPRFLAEIRRVLRPGGWIVLSTTHPTADWGYFGGSYFDERWVTRSLGEATMEYQLITMSTLINEIIDAGFVLERMLEPQPDEAMRTVDPERYERYRSDPIFVILRAHADK; this comes from the coding sequence GTGACCGAGCACGACAACGCGTACCACGGCGATGCAGGAGTCATCTTCGCTGCCCGTGCCGCCGAGGCCGGACTGAATTCGCTGCACGAGCGGCCGGCCATGCTCCGGATGGTCGGAGAGGTGGCAGGCCTGAAGGTCGCGGATCTGGGCTGCGGCGCAGGCCAACTCGCAGCGATCCTCAGCGCTGCCGGTGCGCAGGTCACTGGTGTCGACGGCAGCGAAGTCCTGGTGGATGCTGCGACTCGGGCAGCGCCCGAGGCCACGATTGTGCAGCATGACCTGGACCTGCCGCTCGAATTCCTGGCGGACGACTCGCTGGACGGCGTGGTCTGCGCTCTGGTGATCCACCATCTGAACGATCGACCGCGATTCCTGGCCGAGATCCGCCGCGTGCTTCGTCCCGGAGGCTGGATCGTGCTGTCCACAACGCATCCCACCGCCGACTGGGGTTATTTCGGGGGCTCATACTTTGATGAGCGCTGGGTAACGCGTTCGCTGGGCGAAGCGACGATGGAGTACCAGCTCATCACCATGAGCACTCTGATCAACGAGATCATCGACGCAGGATTCGTGCTGGAGAGGATGCTGGAACCGCAGCCGGACGAGGCCATGCGCACCGTCGACCCAGAGCGTTACGAGCGCTACCGCTCGGATCCCATCTTCGTCATCCTGCGAGCCCACGCCGACAAGTGA
- a CDS encoding MFS transporter, with translation MTTTTITAPAVAPTRGIPHGISFWMIATVFLTQMAFCAVPTPLYAIYQQRDGFPTLVLTVIFVVYAVGVMLSLYLAGHLSDRLGRRRIILASLALNLVAAVLFLVWNDVAGLIVARFICGLGIGILTATATAHIAELGVAAGRSPLRSGIVSTFANLGGIGIGPLVAGVMATFIVQPLVAPYVLFAVLFIAEGLVVLFVPETVEQSAERFAYRPQRIAVPAAARGAYIAAAAAAFGAFAVFGTFTGLSSTFLVGLLGVRSHLLGGVVPFLVFMAAALAQIVTVRMAIRAQMMLALTAAVFGFAGLALGALAASLVLFLIGCGLAGAGVGIVFRASLGTVAGLADAARRGEALAGIFLVAYAGMTIPPLLTAAALTVWQVATVVVVIAVLMAALVVGSGWRMLREA, from the coding sequence ATGACCACCACGACCATCACCGCTCCCGCTGTCGCGCCGACCCGCGGCATCCCTCACGGAATCTCCTTCTGGATGATCGCCACTGTCTTCCTCACTCAGATGGCGTTCTGTGCCGTGCCCACGCCGCTCTATGCGATCTATCAGCAGCGCGACGGGTTTCCCACGCTCGTGCTCACCGTGATCTTCGTCGTGTACGCGGTCGGCGTGATGCTGAGCCTGTATTTGGCCGGGCATCTGTCGGATCGGCTCGGGCGGCGACGGATCATTCTCGCCTCGCTCGCGCTGAACCTGGTGGCCGCGGTGCTGTTCCTGGTCTGGAACGACGTGGCCGGGCTGATCGTCGCCCGCTTCATCTGCGGTCTCGGGATCGGCATCCTCACCGCGACAGCCACGGCGCACATCGCGGAACTCGGCGTGGCGGCCGGGAGGTCGCCGCTGCGCTCGGGGATCGTCTCGACTTTTGCGAATCTGGGCGGGATCGGTATCGGGCCGCTCGTGGCCGGAGTGATGGCGACGTTCATCGTGCAGCCGTTGGTGGCGCCGTATGTGCTGTTCGCGGTGCTGTTCATCGCCGAGGGCCTGGTCGTGCTGTTCGTGCCCGAGACGGTGGAGCAGTCGGCCGAGCGCTTTGCGTATCGCCCGCAGCGGATCGCCGTGCCGGCTGCGGCGCGTGGGGCGTACATCGCGGCGGCCGCGGCGGCCTTCGGTGCGTTCGCGGTGTTCGGTACGTTCACCGGGCTGAGTTCGACCTTTCTGGTGGGACTTCTCGGCGTGCGTTCGCACCTGCTGGGCGGGGTGGTGCCGTTTCTCGTGTTCATGGCTGCCGCGCTTGCGCAGATCGTGACGGTGCGGATGGCGATCCGCGCGCAGATGATGCTGGCCCTCACGGCCGCCGTGTTCGGGTTCGCCGGGCTCGCTCTCGGGGCTCTGGCAGCGTCGCTCGTGCTGTTCTTGATCGGCTGCGGCCTTGCCGGTGCCGGGGTCGGCATCGTGTTCCGCGCATCACTGGGAACGGTCGCCGGGCTGGCGGATGCCGCACGCCGGGGAGAGGCGCTCGCCGGGATCTTTCTTGTGGCCTATGCCGGAATGACGATCCCGCCGCTGCTGACCGCCGCTGCGCTGACCGTCTGGCAGGTCGCGACGGTCGTGGTCGTGATCGCGGTGCTCATGGCCGCGCTCGTCGTGGGATCGGGGTGGCGGATGCTGCGGGAAGCGTGA
- a CDS encoding LysR family transcriptional regulator — MDTRQAEYAIAVAEELNFTRAARRVFAVQSTVSAGVRALEKELGADIFDRDQGGVRLTAAGEEIIPRLREFLDAGTRALTAADPQGSLRGELRVGVFANFGPFDLPRIIGDFHHAHPLVDLRLRSSPIGSAGFAEDVSRGRLDVALFGLPATAAPGLTMHPLATSTFVALLPTDHARAGDRHVPIAALADERFIDTPAGFGNRTVLDAALGRHGIVRDIATEIGETGLIPSFVAAGLGVAILPEMFAGDVPGVVKVPLDVQIGWELTAITRPQPTAAASAFVARLVPPA, encoded by the coding sequence ATGGACACCCGCCAGGCCGAGTACGCCATCGCCGTCGCCGAAGAGCTGAACTTCACTCGGGCTGCGCGCCGTGTGTTCGCGGTGCAGTCGACGGTGTCTGCCGGCGTCCGTGCGCTGGAGAAGGAGCTCGGCGCCGACATCTTCGATCGCGATCAGGGCGGTGTCCGCCTCACTGCGGCCGGCGAGGAGATCATCCCGCGCCTGCGCGAGTTCCTCGACGCCGGCACACGTGCCCTCACGGCCGCCGACCCGCAGGGCTCACTGCGCGGCGAATTGCGGGTCGGCGTGTTCGCCAACTTCGGGCCGTTCGATCTGCCACGCATCATCGGCGACTTCCACCACGCACATCCCCTCGTCGATCTGCGACTGCGCTCTTCGCCGATCGGCTCGGCCGGATTCGCCGAAGACGTCAGCCGCGGCCGCCTCGACGTCGCCCTGTTCGGGCTGCCGGCCACGGCCGCGCCCGGGCTGACGATGCACCCACTCGCCACGAGCACGTTCGTCGCCCTGCTGCCGACCGACCACGCGCGCGCCGGGGATCGTCACGTGCCGATCGCGGCGCTGGCCGACGAGCGCTTCATCGACACCCCCGCGGGGTTCGGCAACAGGACGGTGCTGGATGCCGCGCTCGGCCGCCACGGCATCGTGCGCGATATCGCGACCGAGATCGGAGAGACGGGCCTTATTCCGTCCTTCGTCGCGGCCGGACTCGGCGTCGCCATCCTGCCCGAAATGTTCGCGGGCGATGTGCCCGGGGTCGTCAAGGTTCCCCTCGACGTGCAGATCGGGTGGGAACTGACCGCGATCACCCGCCCACAGCCGACCGCCGCGGCATCCGCGTTCGTCGCACGCCTCGTGCCGCCGGCCTGA